The Thermodesulfobacteriota bacterium sequence GACTGGTCCCGCCGCCATGTCTTCCTGGACAAGGAGCTGCGGCAGGTGACCCGAGACGCGCAGCAAGGCCTGCGGCTGGCGGACAAGCTGGCCAAGGTCTGGCGCCAGGACGGCGAGGAGACCTGGAGGAGACGACCATGCCCTATGTCAGCAGTGTCGAACGGATCGGGATGAAGCGTGGTCTTGAACAGGGCCTGGCCAAAGGTCTTGAGCAGGGCCTCGAACGAGGCCTGGAGCGGGGCCGCCAGGAAGGCCGCCGGGAGGCGCTGTTGGCGGTGGCGTCCAATCTTCTGGATCTTCTCGACGACACGGCCATCTCGGCCCGCACCGGCCTCCCCGTCGAGGAGGTGCGGCGGCGGCGCGACGTCGGATCACGTCCTGGGGGGGGCGCGAGCTCGTGATGTGCGGCATCGGAGAAGATCGATGCCGTGGGCACCGGCCAGGTGCCGGTGCCCTGCCGCCTCAACAACCTCACCCGACGCCGCAAGGAGATCTCCCTCGGTCTCACCATCGACGAGAGCACCCCGGCCGAGGCCCACAAGGTCGTCGGCGGGTATGTGGCCACCATCGAGGGGTACCGGGACGGAGCCAGGCCCAGGCCAGCCCAGCCGCGGACAGCGGCTGAGGCGAAAACAGCGGGAGGCATGAGACGGTTGCGCCACCGCGACTGCCCCCCTCCTGCGCCCGTTGGCCAGTGCCGCCGCACACCGGACAGGATCGCCGGCCCCCTCCACTCAGAGCTTCCCGGAAGCGCCCCCCCTTGAAGAGATCCCTGGCCACCGTCTGGGCCGCTTTCACCTTGATGAGGTCGGATCTCCTGGTCATGATCCAGGACCAGATCCGATACCGACCCCGATGACCGGGGGGAGCGGAGGGATGCGGGGAATGCCATGCTGCGGGAATGGCTGCTGAGCCTTCTCACCCCGTGTCCCCGCCACCTGCGGGCCATGGGGTTTGTGGGCGAGCAGATCGCCATCGACAGCCGGCTGGATCGCAACCGGGCGGCCTGGCAGTCGCACCTGGCGGCCAGCCGGGCGGCTGTTCTGGAGGCGGCGGCCCTGTGCCCCGGGTCCGGGACGGCGTTTCTCCTGGGCGCCGGTGGCGGGCACGATCTGCCGGTGGCCGAGCTGGCCGGCCGCTGCCGGCAGCTGGTGCTGGTGGATCTGGTGATCCAGCCGTGGCACCGCCGCCGGCTGCGTCGCCTGGCGCCCAACCTCGCCTGGCTGGCCCTGGACCTCTCCGGGGCCCTCGCCGATCTGTGGCAGGCGGGGCCAACGATCCCGGACCAGACAGCCATCGACCTTTTTGCGGCCGCCCAGCCGCCCGCCCTTCCCGGTCTGGGGGACGAGGATCTGGTGGTCTCGGTGAGCCTGGCCTCCCAGCTGGGGAGTGTGCCGTCCACCTGGCTGGCCCGGGGCGGACGGCGGGGGCCGGGCTTCTCCCTGGCCTTGCGCCGGGCGGCGGCCAGGCGCCATGTCCGCTGGCTGCAAGGCCTGCCCGGTACCCGCTGCCTCATTGCCGACCAGGCGCACCTTGTTCTGGACCACCAGGGCCGGGAGATCTCCCGGGAAACCGTGCTGGACGGCGACCTGGCGGGGCCGGCCCTGCGGACCTGGCGCTGGGACCTGGCGCCGATCCCGGAGTGGGAGGCGGACCGGGCCCTGGCCAACCAGGTGGGGGTCTGGATCTGGCCGGCGGGGGTGGTCGTTCCTGGCCGGTCCGGGGCCTGATGGCACAACCGTGGCGCGGTCGCCCGGCCTCAGGCTTCGAAATCGGCCAAGGCCTGCCAGCCGACGACCTCTACCCCTTCCTGCACCCGATGGCCACTGCCGCCGTATACCAGACAGGACCGCCTGGCCCGACCACTCAGGCCTTCCAGAAAGCGAAGCCCCTTGAAGAGGTCGCTGGCCACGGTCTGAGCACCCTTGACCTCGATGAGATCGATCTCCTGGCCGTGGTCCAGGACCAGATCGACCTCGTTGCCCTTGCTGTCCCGGAAGAAGTAGAGGTTGTCGGGCTGGCCGGCGTTGAACCGCTTCTTGAGCATCTCCGCGACCACCAGGGACTCGAAGAGCAAGCCACGCAAGGGGTGGCTGCCGAGCTGCCGGGTATCCTGAATGCCCAGGAGAAAGGCGGCAAGTCCGGTATCCAGGAAATACAGCTTCGGCGCCTTGATGAGCCGCTTGTTGAAGTTCCGGTAATAGGGAGGCACCAGCTTGACCAGGTAGCTCGCCTCCAGGATGGAGAGCCAATTTTTGATCGTGTTGTGGTTGACGCCGCAATCGTTGCCCAGGGAGGATAGATTCACCACCTGGCCGGTCCGGCCGGCCGCCAGCTTGAGGAAGGCCTCGAAACGGGACAGCTCCTTGATATTGACCAGCATTCTGAGATCCCGCTCCACATAGGTGGCGACGTAGAAGGCCATGGCCTCGCCGGGCGGCAGCTCCTGATCATAGATGCGGGGAAAGCCACCGGTAAGAAGGACGTCGTCCAGGAGGGACAGCCCCCGGACCTTCCGGATCTCCGCCAGGGAGAAGGGCAGCAGGGTGGCCAGCGCGGTGCGGCCGGCCAGGGACTGACTGACCGAGGCCAGGAGGGCGAAGTTGTGGCTGCCGGTGACCACGAACATGCCGGGCGTTTGGCGCTCGTCGACGATGCCCTGGATGAACGACAACAGGTCCGGTGCCCGCTGGATCTCATCGAGGACCGCTCCGGCGGGGAAGCGAGCGAGGAAGCCGTTGGGATCCGTCTCGGCAAACCGCCTCTCCTCGATGTTCTCCAGGGAGACGTAGGCCTTGTCGGGGAAGAGCATTCTGCACAGCGTGGTCTTTCCCGACTGGCGGGGGCCGGTGATGGTGACCACCGGGTACTGGCGGCTGTACTGGAGAACCTTGGGAGCGATATCGCGCGGGATCATGGCGCCATGCTACCCGGCGAGAACAGATTGTCAATCCCAATAACAAAACATACCAGTCCATGGTTGGACTGACGTTGTCCGACGCGGCGGCATGTCGCCGGCAGTGGTAGGATCGGGCCAGGAACGTCAGAAAGGGGAAGAAGCATGCTCAGCCGCACCAAGATCGTCGCCACCCTGGGGCCGGCCACCGACAGCCCGGCCATGCTGGACAAGATCATCGAGGCCGGGGTGGATGTGGTCCGTCTGAACTTCTCCCACGAGGCCGCAGAGCAGCAGCGGCAGCGGGTGGACCTGCTCCGGGAGCGGGCCGAGGCGGCGGGCCGCAGCGTCGGCGTGCTGGGGGATCTGCAAGGGCCCAAGATCCGCATCGGCGGCTTTGCCGCCGGCCGGGTGCAGCTGGCGGACGGGGCGGCCTTTGTCATCGACACCGGGCTCGATCCCGAGGCGGGCACCGGGGAGCGGGTGGGCACCACCTATCCGGCCCTGGCCAACGATGTGGGGCCCGGGGATACCCTGCTCCTGGATGACGGCCTTATCAGCCTGCGGGTGGAGAAGGTGGCGGGCAGCGCCATCCATTGCCGGGTGCTGTCCGGCGGCGAGCTGGGCAGCCGCAAGGGGCTGAACCGGCTGGGCGGGGGCCTGGCTGCGGCAGGCCTTACGGACAAGGACCGGGCCGATATCCGGCTGGCCGCCGAGATCGGCGTCGATTATCTCGCGGTGTCCTTTGTCCGGGAGGCGGCGGACGTGGTGGCGGCCCGTCACCACTTCGTGGCCGCCGGCGGCTTCGGGGGCCTGGTCGCCAAGATCGAGCGGGCCGAGGCCTTGCGGGGGGTGGAGGCGATCATCGACGCCAGCGACGCCATCATGATCGCCCGCGGGGATCTGGGGGTGGAGATCGGCGACGCCGCCCTGCCGCCGGTGCAAAAGCGGCTCATCCGCCTGGCCCGGGAACGGAACCGGGTGGTGATCACCGCCACCCAGATGATGCACTCCATGATGGACAGCCCCATCCCCACCCGGGCCGAGGTGTTCGACGTCGCCAACGCGGTCCTGGAGGGCACCGACGCGGTGATGCTCTCTGCCGAGACCGCCACCGGCCGCTTCCCGGACCGGGCGGTGGCGGCCATGAACCGGATCTGCCACCAGACCGAGCGCCAGGCCGACCGCCTCGCCTGCCCGGAGCCTCAGGATCAGACCTTCAGCCGCATCGACGAGGCCATCGCCAAGGCGGCGATGTTCGCCGCCAACCACCTGCCGGTCAAGGCCATCCTCGCCCTCACCGAGAGCGGCTCCACAGCCTTGTGGATGTCCCGGGTCAATGCCTCGATCCCCATCTACGCCCTCACGCCCCATCCCCAGACCCAGCGCCGGGTCACCCTCTACCGG is a genomic window containing:
- a CDS encoding ATP-binding protein, giving the protein MIPRDIAPKVLQYSRQYPVVTITGPRQSGKTTLCRMLFPDKAYVSLENIEERRFAETDPNGFLARFPAGAVLDEIQRAPDLLSFIQGIVDERQTPGMFVVTGSHNFALLASVSQSLAGRTALATLLPFSLAEIRKVRGLSLLDDVLLTGGFPRIYDQELPPGEAMAFYVATYVERDLRMLVNIKELSRFEAFLKLAAGRTGQVVNLSSLGNDCGVNHNTIKNWLSILEASYLVKLVPPYYRNFNKRLIKAPKLYFLDTGLAAFLLGIQDTRQLGSHPLRGLLFESLVVAEMLKKRFNAGQPDNLYFFRDSKGNEVDLVLDHGQEIDLIEVKGAQTVASDLFKGLRFLEGLSGRARRSCLVYGGSGHRVQEGVEVVGWQALADFEA
- the pyk gene encoding pyruvate kinase encodes the protein MLSRTKIVATLGPATDSPAMLDKIIEAGVDVVRLNFSHEAAEQQRQRVDLLRERAEAAGRSVGVLGDLQGPKIRIGGFAAGRVQLADGAAFVIDTGLDPEAGTGERVGTTYPALANDVGPGDTLLLDDGLISLRVEKVAGSAIHCRVLSGGELGSRKGLNRLGGGLAAAGLTDKDRADIRLAAEIGVDYLAVSFVREAADVVAARHHFVAAGGFGGLVAKIERAEALRGVEAIIDASDAIMIARGDLGVEIGDAALPPVQKRLIRLARERNRVVITATQMMHSMMDSPIPTRAEVFDVANAVLEGTDAVMLSAETATGRFPDRAVAAMNRICHQTERQADRLACPEPQDQTFSRIDEAIAKAAMFAANHLPVKAILALTESGSTALWMSRVNASIPIYALTPHPQTQRRVTLYRGVESVPFVSDTTDQTELNRQAVTALEVRGLIEPGDLVAITKGDLIGVRGSTNALKIVRVGELV